In the Vanessa atalanta chromosome 13, ilVanAtal1.2, whole genome shotgun sequence genome, TTTTTAACTAGgcctattaaaaattttaaagttcatgtcaaaaatacattggtaaataaGGCATGTTACTAAGTACaagattaaattcataataaaagcgtggacttagtatatgtttatttctaggcaggatatacaTGTATAGTACatgtaattgtactttactgacatattctgttattcaaataatgaaatgaaatatctaCTAATTGTCAGGTCATCTCAATACTATGTACTTTCTGAATCAATGgcacatttaattcaacactgtaatgtgacaaatcaaaagttatttttatgtgcctgcttgaataaagaacatttatattttttatttttacagccaGTGCTTGTCAAACGTTAACCTCCTTGTACGTGACCAAATGTCGCTATTTTCTACTCAGTCGTAAGTACACAGCGAGAATCATATCCATGACCATAGACAAAGACCATAATAAATActtccttaaaaaatattttcataaccggaattaataatgataatggaTCTTTCGATTTATCGATTAATTTCTTAGCTTTATTTAATCTACTCACGTTGACCATTTGCGTAGTGGCGGTATACATCTCTGCAGCCTGAGTCATCATCCCGTAGCCGACAACCGTCGGACCAAAGATCTTCGCCAAGTTGTCTATACCCATTTCGCAATCAGGACTTTCGGCTACTCTGAAGATATACAATAGGTTATAGGTAGGTTTACAATTACAATGTAGACAATAAAAAAGATTCATTCATACATTGATTTATCACGAagggtatataaatttaatactacaaagatattgataatgatttaaaatttcttgTCCTTTCAatagaagatttaaaaaagagagaattattttcaaaacttacTTTTGCAAATGTAGCACTAAGAAAGCCAATGTGTCCCGATTGGGTTGGGGCAGTTGGCTCACCGCCTGTACGACTGATGCAGTCGCATCTGTAGGTTCTGATAGCTTAGCAGCATCCATGAAATCAGTCCAGAGGGCACTTGACACAAGAGGCTCTCGGAGTGATCTTAAAAATTCCTTAATACATCCGCAGACTATGTGGATGTCTTCGGTTGACAGTTGGGGCGAGCCGCAACCGCGCAGGAAGCGTTCCTATTAGACAGTAAGagattgatatatatatatatatatatatatatatatatatacttttaaataattttttttatcacaatcaAAGTTATCCTTTATAAGAAAATCTATTTTATCTCTTGAtctcgtcctgaccgatttcggggACGGCACAATTCAAGTGAGACCAGTCAACTACTACTGTTTTAGGGAGATTTATCTCGAACGAAAAAAGGGCGAGATCTCGAGATTTTCACGAGATTGCACTCTAGCATAAAAACGTCTTATTCAAGTTCGAATTTATATCGGAGTCGGGGGGGTCAAAAGCCGAACTTTTACAGTATGTGGATAACTGCATGAGATCGGTGGTTCCAACTAGCGTTGAATGCGTAAGGAACTTTTCATCGGCTGGTTATCTGGCCAACAATAAGAAGTCTGTTACTGAGGATTTTTCGACTGCAAGTCGCAAATACTCTTTTTTATCGGCCTTACCTCGGAATATGCAGTCTTTTATCTAACCAATAGACTAATGTTACATACAACCGTTACGAAAGATAGGCTACATAGAGTAGAAGAAACTTTTACTGTTTCAAATTATCTAATACCTTTAATCGTTTAACATCTTTATCCACCGCACTTATGCGGTATATGCCCCGCTCGTTTAAACCTCTCTTCTCCACCTCGTTGATGCAGTGTACCAACAGCGCAGGCACCATGGGGGGTGTAGACGGAGCGAAGTCGGCTATACTGCCCtcctgttaattaaattaaaaccatttGAGTCCaaaggtaatatttaattagtgacAATGAATATGCGACACCGCTCTTTGGCTACGAGCGTGTGTAAGATAAGCACCTGCGCGCTGTGCGCTCGGCCGGGCGGCACGCAGGGCAGCGGCAGCAGCGAGCGACACTCGGGATGCGCTTGCGCACGGCACTGCTCGCACTTCACGCCGACCTTCGCGAACTTGATTCTGTAcatgagtaatattttaatcaccATTCATTCACggaataattaacttttttaaagaaGGAATGAAGACAAAcagaccttagatttacgtatgctACGCGATTTCTTAGTAGCTCAGCTATAATgtacactactaacagttcttgacttgatctttatttataatactacacTTCATTATCGATAGTTAAAACTACTAACTAAAATCTACCACCGAAAAACTGGCGAAATCAACACAGCGGgattttttcatacaatttcatacaatgatattaaaaaattattttgatagattgaaacagcctggaggcgatcatctcattcccacgGTGTGCAATAAACTAAAtaagttagttttatattattttatgcagTCTTctgttattcttttaaattttataattgaataattactaCTCAAAAGTTACTAATCCTGTGTAATCATTCGGAAGTTACAAGTTTAGTAACAGTTTCCATTTTATGCAAATCAATAATCGATATCAAAGTTTATTCAAGCTCTCTATAGTGGTATAGtgtcaatttgatgtcaaatgttgatTATTTGGCTTTTGGTTCTCTTGTGGTAGAACTGGACTATAGCATATAAGATATCatctagtaaaatatttaacatagataagaataatgaattaaaattgtctTACGTTTTCCCACAAGGTCCACAAGTTTCCCGCTTATAAAAGTTCTTTGCGACGAAATTGTGCTGCCTCGGTCTCACCCGAGGGGAACCACCATAGGCAGCTGAGACTACTGAAGGCGTGCGCTGAGGCGGTGCTCGGGGGGTGTCTGGTGCACTTTcagattctaaaaaaatatttattttgaagataATGTACTGCCAGTCCTCTATAGTTACATACTCAGTACTCTACAATAAGAAATCTTTTGATCTGGTTATTTAACTATTAACTATTTTGTATGTGATTATGTTTTATAAGatctcttaattaaaataattaccacTTATCGGTGGGGCTGAAGGCATACACTCTTGCTTGGGTACACTGCGACCGGAGAGACGAGTAGCTGATTTTCGAGCTGGGGGACCCTCATCGCTACTTTCTGATATTGGTTGCTGaaaatattccaataatattACCCTGaccttacattacattagaagTTTACCTATCTATCAGTTAatagtatattttcataaaagcagtgttttattacttattaatgaataatgtattgtgaagttagtatatattttctagTTTCTTGTTTAGTTTTATCTGAACTACAGaattttaaactagttttttaaaatttatttatgataggaACTGGTAAATAGTTGatactatgaaaaatattaacattatcaaGTGTTGCTTAGTGGTAGTATGCACATATGCATGTGATGTGTGGTGGTACCTACTAATATTGGAAGTTTTGAAGCCTACCACTAAGTACATTTGAAATCGATCCAAGTCACAAATGtatattatctgtaattatgtaagtattttacttACGAAGTTCTGCGGCGGTTTGAGATCGTGTGTAGTGGGAGCACGCTCAAGAGTCAAGGTAGTCGTGGCGGTGGCCAGCACCTTTCCACCTTGCAGCTCAACCGTCTtcgaaaaaaaacatatgataaAATGTTGTGACATACAAACATCAAATACAGCATGGCGGGAAAGATAGAATCCAGAGTATTTGAGAAATAGgaatcataatattaatgatgtACCTTAGTTGCAGATGATGTAGAAGAGCGACGTTTCTTATTAGCAGGGGGGTTTTCTCTTGCAGTCCATCCACCACGTTGTACCCATGAACGTCGAGTTGATGCTAGCGATAAGTCAAGATCATCTTCAGAGCGAGAGTATGACATCTCTGATAACAATGTTCCTGTAACATATAATTCAGTCTGTAACGGCATCTAGTTTTGTGTTCTGTGAATACAACATATTGCTAGTGGCTAATGACTTCAAGCTAGAGGATACCACTGCTAATATAGTCaagtcgtttattttattttactcttcatatctatattattaaagaactattatttcattgttttatagttcatttgatatatattcGATTGTACATATGTAGTTATACCAGTGTATAAGAGTATGAGTAAGCTGTTACtctgtacttaatatttaattttcttttataaaaaaatactttacttcCAAAGGTTGGCTAGTGGAGTACACTCTGATCATTAAACCTACCATTTATACAATGCAGCAATAAGGAATTAAACCAAAAAAGCAtgctgtaaaattttatatcagaatttaatatttacaaaacaacatCATTgattagctatatatatatacttagattTAACCTTAAACATACTGTTTATGAAATATTGATTACTcataacaataacttattttatggtGATAATTACCAGTAGAATTAAGCTCTGGCACTCCACTCAATTTCGCATTATGATCTTGTTGTGCAGTCCCATTGAGAAAAGCTAGCTTTTGAAGTGTTTCATTATTCAACTTAGCTCTATTGTCATTGAACAGCAAGTCTCTGGCCATATCGAGTAGCTTGCTCTGTAATGAAGCATTACAAAATTATGTGGAGTGAATACTTACCctccttaaattataattttgagacAAAAGATATATACTACTTATTGTCTAATTTAATATACCTTTCTGAATAAATGCAAAAATTGTAGTAatgatactttttatataagaatgttgaattaaaaattgttttactgAAAACCAGTTTTAAGCTAACcaattcattatatttcttCATGACTATGTTTCTTTCTCTTTTCTCTCCATCCAAAAGTTTTCGCACATGAGCAAATTTTGCTTCCCACTTTGCCAATGTTCTCAAAGCCTCATCTAGTTCGGTCTGGAGTCGGGCGGCTTCCGCCTCAGCTGACGCCCATTGGGTGCGAACCCATTCCATTTGCTTAACAAATGCCAGGAAACCTGcagaaatagtttaaaataaaaatagatacctgttaatatttaattttattttatattattgtaaatataatggtATGTAAATGGTAActgtactaaaatttatttattatttgttcgaCTTTGAATCTCCTTTTATCATAAAGATACATCACACAGgggagtaaaaatatttttattaaaaatatggtttttttttaataaatttattttattatatatttacttcattaaataataagtatttatcaaCTTTAGACAACTGGTATGAAATAAACTGACATGGTAGAAGCGTTATTTGCACATACCgccttttttaatatacaatacattacaactaaatctatctattaacatatatatatatttatatagatatttatatatatacttacattctTCCGAAGCTCCATCGTTTAAAACACTATTTAAGCGATTGATATCATCGAATTGGGCAACTAACGAGAGGGCGATGCCTGCACCCGTATCTGAATTGTCTGTACtcatttttatcgaaatatctTGACTTTTGG is a window encoding:
- the LOC125068219 gene encoding rac GTPase-activating protein 1, with translation MSTDNSDTGAGIALSLVAQFDDINRLNSVLNDGASEECFLAFVKQMEWVRTQWASAEAEAARLQTELDEALRTLAKWEAKFAHVRKLLDGEKRERNIVMKKYNELSKLLDMARDLLFNDNRAKLNNETLQKLAFLNGTAQQDHNAKLSGVPELNSTGTLLSEMSYSRSEDDLDLSLASTRRSWVQRGGWTARENPPANKKRRSSTSSATKTVELQGGKVLATATTTLTLERAPTTHDLKPPQNFQPISESSDEGPPARKSATRLSGRSVPKQECMPSAPPISESESAPDTPRAPPQRTPSVVSAAYGGSPRVRPRQHNFVAKNFYKRETCGPCGKTIKFAKVGVKCEQCRAQAHPECRSLLPLPCVPPGRAHSAQEGSIADFAPSTPPMVPALLVHCINEVEKRGLNERGIYRISAVDKDVKRLKERFLRGCGSPQLSTEDIHIVCGCIKEFLRSLREPLVSSALWTDFMDAAKLSEPTDATASVVQAVSQLPQPNRDTLAFLVLHLQKVAESPDCEMGIDNLAKIFGPTVVGYGMMTQAAEMYTATTQMVNVMQLLLRLPGDYWAQWACAPASPPPARPRGFFFSPHDTGISRKKRNYFQ